The following proteins come from a genomic window of Gimesia chilikensis:
- a CDS encoding DUF3565 domain-containing protein has translation MMQQPITDYQQDESGHWVAQLVCGHNQHVRHAPPLESRPWVLSAAGRAGMLGYLLECRKCDEGAPTDARPG, from the coding sequence ATGATGCAGCAACCGATTACGGATTATCAGCAGGACGAATCAGGACACTGGGTGGCGCAGCTGGTTTGTGGTCACAATCAGCATGTTCGCCATGCGCCGCCTTTGGAATCGCGTCCATGGGTTCTGAGTGCAGCAGGACGGGCCGGGATGCTGGGATATCTGCTGGAGTGCAGGAAGTGTGACGAAGGGGCACCCACCGATGCGCGGCCGGGCTGA
- a CDS encoding SIR2 family NAD-dependent protein deacylase — MSDPIDPNKVVVLTGAGISAESGLATFRDMGGLWEQYEITEVASPEAWEANPQLVLDFYNARRTQAVAAEPNAAHRALAELESRYNVVVITQNVDDLHERGGSSNVIHVHGELVKARSTADPSLVYEIGGKEIQLGDLCEAGSQLRPHIVWFGEFIQNRDLAVSEIRSAGKVLVVGTSLSVYPAAGLLKLARYQAQKIIVSPDLDHEPYGFRWIRGTAVKHVPRIVQRWLEG; from the coding sequence ATGTCTGATCCGATTGATCCGAATAAAGTTGTGGTGTTGACGGGGGCCGGGATCAGTGCCGAGAGCGGGTTGGCGACGTTTCGGGATATGGGCGGTCTGTGGGAGCAGTACGAGATCACCGAGGTGGCATCGCCCGAGGCCTGGGAAGCGAATCCGCAACTGGTGCTGGATTTTTATAATGCGCGTCGCACGCAGGCGGTGGCGGCTGAACCGAATGCCGCACATCGCGCGCTGGCGGAACTGGAGAGTCGGTATAACGTGGTGGTGATTACGCAGAATGTGGATGACCTGCATGAGCGCGGGGGTTCCTCGAATGTGATTCACGTGCATGGCGAACTGGTGAAAGCCCGCAGTACGGCTGATCCTTCGCTGGTTTATGAAATCGGCGGTAAAGAGATTCAGCTGGGCGATCTCTGCGAAGCGGGTTCGCAGCTGCGGCCGCACATTGTCTGGTTTGGGGAATTCATCCAGAACCGTGATCTCGCAGTTTCGGAAATACGGAGCGCGGGTAAGGTGCTGGTGGTGGGGACCTCGCTGTCGGTGTACCCGGCTGCCGGCCTGCTGAAGCTGGCGCGTTACCAGGCGCAAAAAATCATTGTGAGCCCGGATTTGGACCATGAACCTTATGGTTTTCGCTGGATCAGGGGGACTGCGGTGAAACATGTGCCGCGGATTGTGCAGCGGTGGCTGGAGGGGTAG
- a CDS encoding response regulator transcription factor encodes MPQILVVEDQTNLLRSIVRALNEAGYQAEPAESLSQASRQMNADVDLVILDLMLPDGSGLNWLQALRETGSRTPVLILTARDSIEDRVTGLDMGADDYLVKPFALDELLARIRALLRREKNPVEQIVTWQDLTVNLLSRTVERAGRSIDLQNRQLELLAYLMSHADQVVSREMIARDVWKEPTATWTNVIEVQINQLRKKIEAPDQAPILHTIRGEGYRLGEQP; translated from the coding sequence ATGCCTCAGATACTGGTAGTTGAAGATCAAACGAATCTCCTGCGGAGCATCGTCCGCGCGCTGAACGAAGCGGGATACCAGGCCGAACCTGCAGAATCGCTGTCCCAGGCGTCACGGCAGATGAACGCCGACGTGGATCTGGTCATCCTCGATCTGATGCTGCCCGATGGTTCTGGCCTGAACTGGCTCCAGGCACTCCGCGAGACGGGATCGCGGACTCCCGTCCTGATCCTGACTGCCCGCGATTCCATCGAGGACCGGGTCACAGGCCTCGATATGGGAGCAGATGATTATCTGGTCAAACCCTTCGCCCTGGATGAACTGCTGGCCCGAATCCGTGCCCTGCTGCGACGGGAAAAGAATCCGGTCGAACAAATCGTGACCTGGCAGGATCTGACGGTTAATCTTCTCTCCCGCACGGTCGAGCGGGCCGGCCGCTCCATTGACCTGCAGAACCGGCAGCTGGAACTGCTGGCCTATCTGATGTCCCATGCCGACCAGGTGGTCTCGCGAGAGATGATTGCCCGCGATGTCTGGAAGGAACCAACCGCGACCTGGACCAACGTCATCGAAGTCCAGATCAATCAGCTGCGAAAAAAAATTGAAGCCCCCGATCAGGCCCCCATTCTGCATACGATCCGGGGAGAAGGCTATCGCCTGGGAGAACAGCCATGA
- a CDS encoding sensor histidine kinase — MKRLSIRWQLTLWYALALAIMLCIFSFVLCLLVREQVLSRTDNGLREELREIGLEVALANSATMFESQAAARFSQHDFYEFLVTDPDGNIIFSSATTITPVPEITQNTSASSGNQFQTVTLEGFGPYRLASTRMPSSFGELDVRVMTSLQPLYRDQAALQWVVALLLPVAILVAIGSGQFLAGRALRRVQQVVDETHTIDISNLDHRIPVTNPDDEIGQLTLALNSLIARLERAIHEIRRFTADASHEIRTPLATLRLEAESALRATRTPEEYQQTLAVMLEEITRLSKLADQLLNLSRHDAGIITCQHDPIQLDALLLDVCEQIKPLAESKSISLKPHFISNCEVLGDDISLSQVFFNLLENAIKYTPAGGEVSVALSCQMDTALIQIADTGIGVSADDLPFLFDRFYQVDPSRSSSGGGSGLGLSIARAAVGMHGGSIEIQSQPGQGTRVTIRLPVSSQAQSTRQSSPGRNSTADFQSNHSA, encoded by the coding sequence ATGAAGCGACTTTCCATCCGCTGGCAATTAACACTCTGGTATGCACTCGCCCTGGCGATCATGCTCTGCATCTTTTCTTTCGTGCTCTGCCTGCTGGTCCGCGAACAGGTTCTCTCGCGTACCGACAACGGACTCCGCGAAGAACTCCGCGAAATCGGACTCGAAGTCGCCCTGGCGAACAGCGCCACCATGTTCGAATCCCAGGCGGCTGCCCGTTTTTCCCAACATGATTTCTACGAATTCCTTGTCACCGATCCCGACGGAAACATCATTTTTTCCAGTGCGACGACAATCACGCCGGTCCCTGAAATTACTCAAAACACATCTGCTTCATCAGGCAACCAGTTTCAGACAGTCACCCTGGAGGGATTCGGTCCTTACCGCCTCGCCAGCACCAGAATGCCAAGCAGCTTTGGAGAACTGGACGTCCGCGTCATGACCTCGCTGCAGCCTCTCTATAGAGACCAGGCGGCCTTACAATGGGTCGTTGCCCTGCTGTTACCCGTGGCGATCCTGGTGGCAATCGGCAGCGGTCAGTTCCTGGCGGGTCGGGCACTCCGCCGGGTACAGCAGGTTGTGGATGAAACACACACCATCGATATTTCGAATCTCGACCATCGGATTCCTGTTACCAATCCCGATGATGAAATCGGTCAGCTCACGCTCGCCCTGAATTCGTTGATTGCCCGCCTCGAGCGGGCCATTCACGAGATTCGACGCTTCACTGCAGATGCCTCTCATGAAATCCGCACACCACTGGCAACCCTGCGCCTGGAAGCCGAATCAGCGCTGCGGGCCACACGTACCCCTGAAGAGTATCAACAGACGCTGGCTGTGATGCTCGAAGAAATAACACGACTGAGTAAACTCGCTGACCAGCTGCTCAACCTGAGTCGGCACGATGCAGGTATTATCACCTGCCAGCACGATCCGATTCAACTCGATGCCCTGCTGCTGGATGTCTGCGAACAGATCAAACCGCTGGCGGAATCAAAGTCGATCTCACTCAAGCCCCACTTCATCTCAAACTGTGAAGTTCTCGGGGACGACATCAGCTTGAGTCAGGTCTTCTTCAATCTGCTGGAAAATGCCATCAAATACACGCCAGCTGGTGGTGAAGTCTCCGTGGCTCTCAGCTGTCAGATGGATACGGCTCTGATTCAAATTGCCGACACAGGCATCGGTGTCTCCGCTGATGACCTCCCCTTTTTATTCGATCGTTTTTACCAGGTGGATCCATCGCGATCCTCTTCCGGGGGAGGTAGCGGGCTGGGTCTTTCCATTGCCCGGGCAGCCGTCGGGATGCATGGAGGCAGCATCGAAATCCAGAGTCAACCGGGGCAGGGAACACGGGTCACGATTCGGCTCCCCGTCTCCAGCCAGGCACAATCTACCAGACAGAGTTCACCCGGTCGAAATTCCACAGCCGACTTTCAATCAAATCATTCCGCCTGA
- the hmpA gene encoding NO-inducible flavohemoprotein: MLSDKTIAIVKEITPVVAANAETVTRVFYQKMFAGNPEVKAFFNQAHQHSGGQQKALAGAICAYFTHIDNLAALTPAVELIAQKHCSLGIQAEQYPIVGKHLLAAIKEVMGDAATDEILAAVGEAYQLLADVCIERERQIYEEQRTAAGGWNGYRSFVVDRKEPESDVITSFYLKPADDEPLPAWLPGQYITVKIDHPTTPTSPRNYSLSNQPGQDSFRISVKREPGLTAAAPDGLISTFLHDQVQVGDTLQIGPPCGEFTLDPAEPRQTPTVMLAGGVGVTPLLSMAQSLIAAQPEVPLYFLQAARNSQSHAFAAEIQELRNQGANVRTLTLYDQPLADDLENQNCDETGILSENILREWTPFNEANFYFCGPKPFMQNVYASLKALNVPADRIHFEFFGPRQDIESAPLAGEPEVTASH, translated from the coding sequence ATGTTAAGTGACAAAACCATCGCCATCGTCAAGGAAATCACACCAGTTGTCGCCGCCAACGCGGAAACCGTCACACGGGTCTTCTATCAGAAGATGTTTGCTGGGAACCCCGAAGTCAAAGCCTTTTTTAACCAGGCCCACCAGCATTCTGGCGGCCAGCAGAAAGCCCTCGCCGGTGCCATCTGTGCCTATTTCACCCATATTGACAACCTCGCCGCCCTCACCCCTGCCGTCGAACTGATCGCTCAGAAACACTGCTCGCTGGGTATCCAGGCCGAACAGTATCCCATCGTCGGCAAACACCTGCTGGCTGCCATCAAGGAAGTCATGGGAGACGCTGCCACCGACGAAATCCTGGCAGCCGTGGGCGAAGCTTATCAGCTGCTCGCAGACGTCTGTATCGAACGCGAACGGCAGATCTACGAAGAACAGCGCACCGCTGCCGGCGGCTGGAATGGCTATCGTTCCTTTGTTGTCGATCGCAAAGAGCCTGAAAGCGATGTCATTACCTCCTTCTATCTGAAACCCGCTGATGACGAACCGCTGCCTGCCTGGCTCCCGGGTCAATACATCACGGTCAAAATCGACCACCCGACTACCCCTACTTCGCCCCGCAACTACAGTCTCTCCAACCAGCCGGGACAGGACTCGTTTCGCATCAGCGTCAAACGCGAACCCGGTCTCACCGCGGCCGCTCCCGACGGTCTGATCTCTACTTTCCTGCACGATCAGGTCCAGGTGGGTGATACACTGCAGATCGGTCCCCCCTGTGGTGAGTTCACCCTCGATCCCGCAGAACCTCGCCAGACACCGACCGTCATGCTGGCCGGCGGCGTCGGCGTGACCCCCCTGCTCTCGATGGCGCAGTCGCTGATCGCGGCTCAGCCCGAAGTCCCACTCTATTTCCTGCAGGCAGCCCGTAACAGCCAGTCCCACGCATTTGCTGCAGAAATTCAGGAACTCCGCAATCAGGGTGCCAACGTCCGCACGCTCACACTCTACGATCAGCCGCTGGCAGACGATCTGGAAAATCAGAACTGCGACGAAACAGGAATCCTGAGTGAAAACATCCTGCGTGAATGGACACCCTTTAACGAAGCCAACTTCTACTTCTGTGGACCGAAACCATTTATGCAGAACGTCTACGCGAGCCTGAAAGCCTTGAATGTCCCCGCAGATCGAATTCATTTCGAATTTTTCGGTCCCCGGCAGGACATCGAATCGGCCCCACTCGCAGGCGAACCGGAGGTTACAGCCTCGCACTGA
- a CDS encoding GntR family transcriptional regulator — protein MSQSRPVMQRTSSPLSLKEQAYGDLKRLILSGELPAGTVLSVRQLATQLEMSRTPVHAAIERLEADGLVTLAPQQGVVVCELSIQDIANHYEIRQALEPYVMRRMAGKLSPEQIALLRDNQARNKAAVREQRIDDLVKIDADFHQLICHFFGNDEIIDVMQRLSDKVYHVIYRITQKYPQRASESFDEHQAILDALESGEAEKASQLVYDHLEDGLRRFRPVDSL, from the coding sequence ATGTCGCAATCCCGTCCTGTCATGCAACGCACGTCGTCCCCGTTATCGCTCAAGGAGCAGGCTTACGGGGATCTCAAACGTCTGATTCTTTCTGGTGAGCTCCCCGCAGGAACCGTGCTTTCGGTGCGGCAGCTGGCGACGCAACTGGAGATGAGCCGGACCCCGGTGCATGCAGCCATTGAACGCCTGGAAGCGGATGGACTGGTAACACTCGCACCCCAGCAGGGAGTGGTGGTTTGCGAACTGAGTATTCAGGATATTGCCAATCATTATGAGATCCGTCAGGCACTGGAACCGTATGTAATGCGGCGGATGGCGGGCAAACTCTCCCCGGAACAGATCGCGTTGCTCCGCGACAATCAGGCGCGAAACAAAGCAGCCGTCAGAGAGCAGCGGATTGACGATCTGGTGAAGATCGACGCCGATTTTCATCAACTGATCTGCCATTTCTTTGGGAACGATGAAATCATCGATGTGATGCAGCGGCTCAGTGACAAAGTCTATCATGTGATTTATCGGATTACGCAGAAGTACCCCCAGCGCGCCAGTGAATCGTTTGACGAACATCAGGCGATTCTGGATGCCCTGGAATCCGGAGAGGCCGAGAAGGCCTCGCAGCTGGTCTATGATCATCTGGAAGATGGTTTACGTCGGTTTCGACCAGTCGATTCCCTCTAG
- a CDS encoding DUF1592 domain-containing protein produces the protein MRSTLKAVVVVFCLYELSGGGSLQAAEGSRVTRDLQVLYTFEAGQGDLIQDRSEVGEPLDLNIKNPSEIKWQEGALTVKGSARIQSAEPAGKLIKALRRANACTVEAWLKPAHDRQKGPARIVSLSRDPNQRNLTLGQEGRRYDVRLRTTSTSGNGIPSMTSPDRLAQPRLTHVVYTRDPAGKALLYVNGKLQAEKRIRGNLSNWDQSFSLTLANEATGDRPWQGDLFLVAVYSRALTKADVEQNYRAGEKGKPSEQDLLALAQAKQRKLFETKVAPLLAQNCLECHDAASRKGGLDLSHKATAFAGGESGKIIVPGSAEKSLLWEQIVSGDMPPGNTPLKPAEKALLKEWLNGGAHWSVNMIDPAIYNGNSSAQEIWVQRLTIPEYIETVKSTVGVDISKEAYELLPPDLRADGFSNTAYNLNVDLKHVQAYARLAELIVQRMDVLKFARRFSSSRSLNTDATMRKFVGAMGQRLFRGPLDEREITNFSGIATTVASAGGTYEEGVSLIVEAMLQSPRFIYRIESQRGDGVAFTAGNFELASRLSYIIWGGPPDEELLKAAQAGKLTDEDVCRKQVARMLKDPRAVERSAQFVSDWLNLDRLANMRPNEVRFPEWDPQLGLDMREETLAFFKEIAWRENRPLSDLFNAQVTFATPQLARHYGLTPQGQGLQRYDLSKVPARGGLLTQGSILTMGGDDASMVTRGLFVLKDLLRGVIGAPPPGVDTTPVPSRPGQSQRMIAEKRMANEACAGCHTRFEPLAFGLEQFDGIGAFHEIDEYRNRLRSDGEILVPGTAKPVAFSTPAELMDLLAESERVRETITWKLTQFSLGRPLGPADASTVQKIHETSQQGGGTYPSLLTAIVMSDLVQKVRTEVKSD, from the coding sequence ATGCGCTCTACTCTGAAAGCGGTTGTAGTGGTGTTCTGTCTGTATGAGCTGTCTGGCGGTGGCTCTCTGCAGGCTGCGGAGGGTTCGCGGGTGACCCGTGATCTGCAGGTTCTGTACACGTTTGAAGCAGGCCAGGGGGATCTGATTCAGGATCGTTCGGAGGTCGGGGAACCTCTGGATCTGAACATTAAGAATCCGTCAGAGATCAAGTGGCAGGAGGGGGCATTGACCGTCAAGGGGTCGGCCCGGATTCAGTCCGCAGAGCCGGCCGGTAAACTCATCAAAGCACTTCGACGGGCGAATGCATGCACTGTCGAGGCCTGGTTGAAACCGGCCCATGATCGGCAGAAGGGGCCCGCGCGGATTGTTTCACTGTCGCGTGATCCGAATCAGCGTAATCTGACGCTGGGGCAGGAGGGCAGGCGCTATGATGTGCGTTTGCGGACAACATCCACCAGCGGGAACGGCATACCTTCCATGACGTCTCCGGATCGACTGGCCCAGCCGCGGCTGACGCATGTGGTCTATACCCGCGACCCGGCGGGAAAGGCACTGCTGTATGTGAATGGAAAGTTGCAGGCCGAGAAACGAATTCGGGGGAACCTGTCCAACTGGGATCAGTCCTTCTCACTGACACTGGCCAATGAAGCGACCGGCGATCGTCCCTGGCAGGGGGATCTGTTTCTGGTCGCCGTTTACAGTCGGGCGCTGACCAAAGCGGATGTTGAGCAGAATTATCGCGCGGGAGAAAAGGGGAAACCTTCCGAGCAGGATCTGTTGGCGCTGGCCCAGGCGAAGCAGAGAAAGCTGTTTGAAACGAAGGTCGCACCGCTGCTGGCACAGAACTGCCTCGAATGTCATGACGCCGCCAGCCGGAAAGGGGGGCTGGACCTCTCGCACAAAGCGACGGCCTTCGCGGGTGGGGAGAGCGGAAAAATCATCGTGCCGGGGTCAGCGGAGAAAAGTCTGCTGTGGGAACAGATCGTCTCGGGTGATATGCCGCCCGGAAATACGCCCCTCAAGCCGGCTGAGAAAGCGTTACTCAAAGAGTGGCTGAATGGCGGCGCACACTGGTCGGTGAACATGATTGACCCCGCCATCTATAACGGGAACAGCAGTGCGCAGGAGATCTGGGTGCAGCGGCTGACGATTCCGGAATACATCGAAACGGTCAAGAGCACTGTGGGGGTGGATATCAGTAAAGAGGCGTACGAACTGCTGCCGCCCGATTTGCGGGCCGATGGTTTCAGCAATACCGCGTACAATCTGAATGTGGACCTCAAACATGTGCAGGCTTATGCACGGCTGGCGGAACTGATTGTCCAGCGAATGGACGTCCTGAAATTCGCGCGGCGGTTTTCCAGTTCGCGGAGTCTGAATACGGATGCCACGATGCGAAAGTTCGTGGGGGCGATGGGACAGCGGCTATTCCGTGGTCCACTGGACGAGCGTGAGATTACGAACTTCAGCGGGATCGCGACGACCGTGGCCAGCGCTGGAGGCACCTATGAAGAGGGAGTCTCGCTGATTGTGGAAGCGATGCTGCAGTCGCCGCGGTTCATTTATCGGATTGAATCGCAACGAGGGGACGGGGTGGCGTTTACCGCCGGGAATTTTGAACTGGCATCGCGATTGAGTTACATCATCTGGGGCGGACCTCCCGATGAGGAACTGCTCAAGGCGGCGCAGGCAGGGAAGCTGACCGATGAGGATGTCTGTCGGAAACAGGTGGCGCGGATGCTGAAAGATCCGCGTGCGGTGGAACGCTCGGCTCAGTTTGTTTCCGACTGGCTGAACCTGGATCGGCTGGCCAACATGCGACCCAACGAGGTGCGGTTCCCGGAATGGGATCCGCAACTGGGGCTGGATATGCGTGAGGAGACACTGGCGTTCTTCAAGGAGATTGCCTGGAGGGAGAACCGACCATTGTCAGATCTGTTCAATGCCCAGGTGACCTTCGCGACGCCACAACTGGCCCGGCATTACGGTTTGACACCGCAGGGCCAGGGGCTGCAGCGGTACGATCTGTCGAAGGTTCCCGCACGAGGCGGCTTGCTGACGCAGGGGAGCATCCTCACGATGGGTGGGGATGACGCTTCGATGGTGACCCGCGGGCTGTTTGTTTTGAAAGATCTGCTGCGTGGCGTGATCGGTGCACCGCCGCCGGGCGTGGATACTACACCGGTGCCTTCGCGACCGGGACAGTCACAAAGGATGATCGCCGAAAAGCGGATGGCCAACGAGGCGTGTGCGGGCTGTCATACGCGGTTTGAACCGCTGGCATTCGGGCTGGAGCAGTTCGATGGCATCGGTGCGTTTCACGAGATCGATGAATATAGGAACCGACTGCGGAGCGATGGAGAAATCCTGGTTCCGGGGACGGCGAAACCGGTGGCATTCAGCACGCCTGCGGAGTTGATGGATCTGCTGGCCGAAAGCGAGCGAGTGCGTGAAACGATCACCTGGAAGCTGACGCAGTTTTCGCTGGGGCGCCCGCTGGGTCCTGCGGATGCGTCGACGGTACAAAAAATTCATGAAACGTCCCAGCAGGGGGGCGGTACCTATCCGAGTCTGCTCACCGCGATTGTGATGAGTGATCTGGTGCAGAAAGTGCGTACCGAGGTGAAGAGTGACTAA
- a CDS encoding transglutaminase-like domain-containing protein → MWLHASCKLDFEIPVATPFILMLRPRSGSQQWVAREQYMLNPGTEAVEFTDQFGNLCQRLVAPAGFFSIQTAFDIEVADSSDVAHGAPFVPVEQLPDSTLPFLLPSRYCESDRFTQMAATLVEGVNPGYDQCAKIVEYIQNSLAYTPGEGQEIISATEVNQKTQAVCRDMAHLGIACCRALSIPARMVVGYLEPLRPMDLHAWFEAYVGGRWYTFDPTQTTLAGGRVAIAYGRDAADVAVYTQFGDPVEILNMEVHVEQISAPTD, encoded by the coding sequence ATGTGGCTGCACGCTTCCTGTAAACTGGACTTTGAAATTCCCGTCGCGACTCCCTTTATTCTGATGCTGCGTCCGCGGAGTGGCAGTCAGCAGTGGGTGGCCCGCGAGCAATACATGTTGAACCCCGGTACCGAGGCGGTTGAGTTTACCGACCAGTTCGGTAATCTGTGTCAGCGGCTGGTGGCGCCGGCGGGTTTCTTTTCGATTCAGACCGCCTTTGATATTGAAGTGGCCGACAGCTCTGATGTCGCGCACGGGGCACCGTTTGTGCCTGTGGAACAGCTGCCGGATTCGACGCTGCCGTTCCTGCTGCCCAGCCGGTATTGTGAATCGGATCGCTTTACGCAGATGGCAGCGACACTGGTGGAAGGTGTGAATCCGGGTTATGACCAGTGCGCCAAAATTGTGGAGTACATTCAGAATTCACTGGCCTATACACCGGGTGAGGGGCAGGAAATCATCAGTGCGACTGAGGTAAATCAGAAAACACAGGCCGTCTGTCGTGATATGGCACACCTGGGCATCGCCTGCTGTCGGGCGCTTTCGATTCCCGCGCGGATGGTGGTGGGCTACCTGGAACCACTCCGGCCGATGGATCTGCATGCCTGGTTTGAAGCGTATGTCGGCGGTCGCTGGTACACGTTCGATCCAACACAGACGACGCTGGCCGGGGGACGCGTGGCGATTGCCTATGGCAGAGATGCCGCGGATGTCGCCGTCTATACGCAGTTTGGAGATCCAGTGGAGATCTTGAATATGGAAGTGCATGTGGAGCAGATTTCGGCACCGACTGACTGA
- a CDS encoding RrF2 family transcriptional regulator yields the protein MLSKTHEYALRAAACLAGQPGKPASADYLAEKTKVPRRYLTRVLQDLAAAGIVKSRSGPKGGYELIHDPAELSILDIVNAIAPMERINSCPLGLKSHTSLCPLHAELDRVYAEAEAAFGRVTIGQLLESTTTIVPLCES from the coding sequence ATGCTTTCAAAGACTCATGAATACGCTTTGCGGGCGGCGGCCTGCCTGGCGGGGCAGCCTGGCAAGCCTGCTTCAGCCGATTATCTGGCGGAAAAGACGAAGGTTCCCCGGCGTTATCTGACACGGGTTCTGCAGGATCTGGCGGCAGCGGGGATTGTGAAATCGCGGAGTGGTCCCAAGGGGGGCTATGAGCTGATTCACGATCCTGCAGAGTTGTCGATTCTGGATATTGTCAATGCGATCGCCCCGATGGAGCGGATCAATAGTTGTCCGTTAGGTTTGAAGTCGCATACCAGTCTGTGTCCGTTGCATGCGGAGCTGGATCGCGTGTATGCGGAAGCGGAAGCGGCGTTTGGCAGAGTGACCATTGGGCAGCTGCTGGAATCGACGACAACGATTGTGCCTTTGTGTGAGAGTTAA
- a CDS encoding DUF1552 domain-containing protein has translation MSHVLLNRRMLLKGLGSAAIGLPLLEEMIPSSLAAAAQPQVPVRAFNVFFGLGIPAPLQTEGFDDVLEPLKPLQDKLLIMRNVDQVRCDEKGINAHYDGASGAFTAEPPDGEAKAGGPSIDQVIRQTHYPKGLPSGMVPTLMGGTFFRRSRVGRYVHSYNMDGTVAATIQEKPRDLFERVFGTVSAGGSGNDAAQRRLRRSVLDTVVEDYRFYTGQNSPLGSASKARVADHLDRIREYERRAFAMQHKNRNAPEPPPRSKIPHGGPADPGGQGIDITVDELTSEWRLLADIYALAIQMDRVRFGSLTFLAAGERIRLTGDYEYNGEKRWTFDDPSQLRASGDKGCSHEWWHKFNEKKKNEALRAHAHLKMREVSYFLQALNSADAREANGRTILENSLITISTESGDGRHNDVKRELSGVFHCITGANGRFKTGQIMDVGQEGLDVYNTLLDAFGAKVKLGPAKRDATAVDAIRA, from the coding sequence ATGAGTCATGTGCTGCTCAATCGTCGGATGTTGCTGAAGGGACTGGGGTCGGCTGCGATCGGCTTACCGCTGCTGGAGGAGATGATTCCGTCCAGCCTGGCCGCTGCGGCGCAGCCACAGGTTCCGGTGCGGGCGTTTAACGTCTTCTTTGGTCTGGGAATTCCCGCTCCGCTGCAGACTGAAGGCTTCGACGATGTGCTGGAGCCGCTCAAACCGCTGCAGGACAAGCTGCTGATCATGCGGAATGTGGATCAGGTGCGCTGCGATGAAAAAGGGATCAACGCCCATTACGACGGTGCTTCCGGTGCCTTTACGGCTGAGCCGCCCGATGGGGAAGCCAAAGCGGGCGGGCCGTCGATTGACCAGGTGATTCGTCAGACGCACTACCCGAAAGGGCTACCGAGCGGGATGGTGCCGACGCTGATGGGGGGGACGTTCTTCCGCCGCAGCCGCGTGGGCCGTTATGTGCACAGTTACAACATGGACGGCACGGTGGCCGCGACGATTCAGGAAAAGCCCCGCGATCTGTTCGAGCGGGTGTTCGGGACGGTTTCTGCCGGAGGTTCGGGGAACGATGCAGCGCAGCGACGGCTGCGCCGGAGCGTGCTGGATACGGTCGTGGAGGATTACCGGTTCTATACGGGACAGAATTCGCCCCTCGGTTCGGCATCGAAAGCGCGGGTGGCCGATCACCTGGACCGGATTCGCGAATACGAACGGCGGGCGTTTGCGATGCAGCACAAGAACCGGAATGCACCAGAGCCGCCGCCCCGTTCGAAGATTCCGCATGGCGGTCCGGCTGATCCGGGCGGGCAGGGGATTGACATCACGGTGGATGAACTCACCAGCGAATGGCGACTGCTGGCGGACATTTATGCCCTGGCAATTCAGATGGATCGGGTCCGCTTCGGTTCGCTGACGTTCCTGGCGGCGGGCGAGCGGATTCGTCTGACCGGCGATTACGAGTATAACGGCGAGAAACGCTGGACGTTCGATGATCCGAGCCAGTTGAGAGCGAGTGGCGACAAAGGCTGCAGCCACGAGTGGTGGCATAAGTTCAACGAAAAGAAAAAGAACGAGGCCCTGCGGGCACACGCGCATCTGAAGATGCGGGAGGTTTCCTATTTCCTGCAGGCGCTGAACAGTGCCGATGCCCGGGAAGCGAACGGGCGGACGATTCTGGAGAACTCGCTGATCACGATCTCAACCGAATCCGGCGACGGGCGGCACAACGATGTGAAACGCGAACTCTCGGGCGTGTTCCATTGTATTACCGGTGCCAATGGCCGGTTCAAGACCGGACAGATCATGGACGTGGGCCAGGAGGGGCTGGACGTGTATAATACGCTGCTGGACGCCTTCGGTGCGAAGGTGAAACTGGGACCAGCGAAACGTGACGCGACGGCTGTGGATGCGATCCGTGCTTGA